A single region of the Mycobacterium avium subsp. avium genome encodes:
- a CDS encoding Cof-type HAD-IIB family hydrolase, with translation MTLPRLIACDVDGTLFDDDERITPRTRAAVRAAVAGGARFVVATGRPPRWIRPVVDALGFAPIAVCANGAVIYDPANDRVLSARTLDVDTLAELAELATRVIPGAGLAVERIGERAHDTATPQFISSPGYEHAWLNPDNTEVSIEDLLSAPAIKLLIHRAGARSSDIAAELAKHVGLEGDITYSTDNGLVEIVPLGISKATGIEEIARPLEIAREEVVAFGDMPNDLPMLRWAGHGVAMGNAHPEVQAAADEITAANNDDGVGRVLERWWL, from the coding sequence ATGACGCTGCCGCGGCTCATCGCCTGCGACGTCGACGGCACCCTGTTCGACGACGACGAGCGGATCACCCCTCGCACCCGGGCCGCGGTCCGCGCCGCGGTGGCCGGCGGCGCGCGGTTCGTGGTGGCCACAGGCCGCCCGCCGCGGTGGATCCGCCCGGTGGTCGACGCGCTGGGCTTCGCGCCGATCGCGGTGTGCGCCAACGGCGCGGTGATCTACGACCCGGCGAACGACCGGGTGCTGTCCGCCCGCACGCTGGACGTCGACACCCTGGCCGAGCTGGCCGAGCTGGCCACGCGGGTCATCCCGGGGGCGGGGCTGGCCGTCGAGCGGATCGGGGAACGCGCCCACGACACGGCGACGCCGCAGTTCATCAGCTCGCCGGGTTACGAGCACGCCTGGCTGAATCCGGACAACACCGAGGTGTCGATCGAGGACCTGCTCAGCGCCCCGGCGATCAAGCTGCTGATTCACCGGGCCGGGGCGCGCAGCTCCGACATAGCCGCCGAGCTGGCCAAGCACGTCGGCCTCGAGGGTGACATCACCTACTCGACGGACAACGGCCTGGTCGAGATCGTGCCGCTGGGGATCAGCAAGGCCACCGGCATCGAAGAGATCGCCCGGCCGCTGGAGATCGCCCGCGAGGAGGTGGTGGCGTTCGGCGACATGCCCAACGATCTGCCGATGCTGCGCTGGGCGGGCCACGGCGTGGCGATGGGCAATGCCCATCCCGAGGTGCAGGCCGCCGCCGACGAGATC